TTTTTGCAGTTTTGAGGATTTTATGCGGCCCGGGTTTTAGAGTACTCAGGTGTTTTGCCCAGTTATTCCCCTGTGCTGCTTTCACGGACCAAACCTTGATATTGTCGAGCTCAACCTGGCCGCCTTTAAAACCGGCAACTCCGAATCCGTCCTTTTCCGCATCGATGCTTGAATGCTTCCCATAGAGCTGTGGACCATGAGAAAATTGGATGAAAAACTCGTCACCCTTTACTTCAGCGAGAGCGTGATACCAGGTTCCGGATTTCAGCTTGAAAGACGCATCCTGATCGAGCTGAACAGATTCGCCATTGGCCATCAATTGGGCGCCTTCATTGCTCCAGCGAAGACGGGCTTTGTGGTGACCGAATTCAATGAAAGGGCATATGGCTGTTTCTTTCCCTCCCGTAAATTTTACAGAGAACTGTATGGCGAATTCATCCGGACAGGAAGGAATGGAAAGTCTGGGCTCAAAGCCTTGGTGGTCTTTTGCAGAGGCCTGAAACTCAGCAGAGGATGGAAGGCCTTTTAGCACGCCCTCTTTAATGGCCCACCGGGTGTGTTGGCGTTGTGACCAGTTTTCTTTTTCCAGTGTACGTGGATGGCTGAAGTCTTCTTCCAGGATTAGCTTATCCAATTGAACCATTTGAGGTTTCAGATCGGTCGCGACAAGCTGGATGAAAGATAAACCAAGAAGTATGGTAATTAGGGGAATGCCTGTTTTCATAATTACTTAGGGAAAGTAAAAAGGGTAAACTAGAGTTTTGTAATCTGCTTCTGCAAGTACCTAAACACGCTCCCGGGACTTGTAATTTGAGAGAGTTAACCACGGCTTACAAGAGCCCACTCCCGGGTTTTCAGCCAGATGCGGCCGTTTTGAAACAGTTTCAAAAGGAAGAAAAATCTATAGCTGGACAAAGTCGCTCACTTTCGCACACTGCTTCATTATGTCAGAACTACCCACTAATATACCTAACGATTCTTCTCCTACCATTTCCCGGCGAAAATTTGGGAAACTATCCGCCACGGCTGCTTCGGCTGCCTTCGGCTTTCAATTCATTCCCAGTGCCGCCTGGGGAAATTTAACCAAACCAACTCTGGTTGCCATTGGCGCTGGAGGAAAAGGTGATGCTGATACTCGTGGCTGCGTTGATGCCGGATTTGACCTTATCGGTCTGGTCGATGTGGTGGATGCCAAGAAAATTCCTGCAGCAGTAGCTGAAAAGAACAAGCGGCTTGGCTCTGTCGTGAAAGTCCGCGAACGCTACCCGAATGCCAGGTTTTGGACGGACTACCGCGAAATGATTTCCGAAATGGAGGGCAAGGTGGATGCAGTCACTGTTACACCCCCTGATCACCATCACTTTCACGCCTCAGCTATGGCGATGCAGGCTGGAATGCACGTCTATTGTCAAAAACCCCTCACTCATGGCATCTGGGAAGCACGTATGCTTGCTAAGATCGCTGCTGAAACCGGCGTAAAGACCCAGATGGGCAATCAGGCTCATGCTGAGGACCATATGCGCCGTTGCGTGGAACTCATTCGGGCTGGAATTATTGGTAAAGTGAGAGATGTCCATATCTGGACGAACCGCCCCATTTGGTCCCAAGGATTCGCAAAACCACCAGCCAAACAGCCCGTTCCAGATTGGATCGATTGGAAGCAGTGGGTGGGGCCCGCAGGGCACGTGGATTATAATGAAAATATCGCACCGTTCTCCTGGCGCGGATGGTGGGAATATGGAACGGGTGCTTTGGGCGATATGGCCTGCCACATTATGGACATGCCACACTGGGCTTTAATGCCAGGTGCTCCCAAGAACGTTCATGCCGAGCAATCGGGTGCTACCGATATTTCTCCTCCGATAAACTCAAAGATTACCTGGGAGTTTGAGCCTAACCAATATACCCATAGTCGTGGGGTTCGTTTCAATTGGTACGACGGCTACTTGGACGCGAAGTTTGATCCCAAAACCTGGAAACTGGTCAAGGGAAGCGAAGAGTACAACCATCCCTCAGCTGAGGTCTTGGATGGACGTCCTTTTGACGACTATGGTTGCGTAATCATAGGTGAAGAAGGAAAGATGTTTTTCCATCGTCACAATGAAAACTGGGTAGTGAATCCAACGGCAGTTGTGGATGGATTCACCTGGCCGGCTCAATCAATACCTCGTGCAACCAACGAGGAGAACTACGACGAGTTTTATGACGCCGTTGTTGGAAATATAGTCAAATGCCAATCCAATTTCGCCCACGCCGGACCGTTCACCGAAACGATTCTCCTAGGTGTTATCGCTCAGCGTTCGCCGAACGAAAAACTCGAGTGGGATGCCGAAGCGATGGAAATCAAAGGCAAGCCAGAGCTTAAGAAATACGTCCAACGCGAATACAGCAAGGGTTGGAAGTTCAAGGTCTGATAGGGCCGGTATTATTAAATTTCAAAGGGCGATTCTTTCTGAACGGAATCGCCCTTTTTTCATGCCAATATTTGAATGAGTGGTCAGGTTCGCTTCGATCCAAGATGCTTTGATATTGCGTAAAGGTATCAATCGAGGGCTTATTTAGAGATTAGCTATGACACATAAACAATTGTTACTTTCCATTTTGGGCCTGATGAGCCTTGTCGTTTCGGCACAATCGCAGCCGTTGAATATTGTTTACATTATGTCGGATGACCATGCCACCAACGCGATCAGCGCGTATGGCAGCCACCTGACTTCGGTTTTCAAAACGCCTAATATTGATCGCCTCGCAAAAGAGGGTATGCGGATGGACCGGACTTACTGCGTCAATGCCATATGCACGCCGAGTCGGGCTAGTATTTTGACCGGACAATACGGTCATATCAACGGGGTCAAGACGCTGGCAGATGCCATTCCTCCCGATGCTGTCAATGTGGCCGCGCTGTTGGGTGAAGGTGGTTATCAGACAGCACTCTTCGGCAAGTGGCATTTGCAAACCGAACCTTTTGGTTTCGATTATTGGAAAGTCGGGCCAGGACAAGGACGATATCACAATCCCACGTTTATTGAAAAGGGCTCTCCTTATGGCCCCAGAAAAGCTGGTGAGGTTGTCCAGGGTTATTACACCGATCTGGTGACTGACTATGCACTGGACTGGTTGAAGCATCGCCAGACTGATAAACCGTTTGCCCTCTTTCTGCATCACAAGGCCCCGCATGGTAAATGGGAGCCGGCGGATCGCCACCTCGATTTTTTGGAGGACGTTGAAATTCCGGAACCCGAAACACTCTGGGAAGACTTCAGCCATCGTTCCGAGGCCAGCCGCGATTACGGCACATCCATTTCCCATCGACTGGCTGATCGTCGCAACATGATTGACGATGTAACCAGTGATAATTGGCCAACCGAACAAGTGGATATGACCGGTATGACCGAAAAACAAAAAACCAAGGCGGCGTATCAGAAATACCTCAAGGACTACCTGCGTTGCGTCAAAGCCGTCGACGAAAACGTCGGACGGGTACTCGACTATTTGGATCAAGCCGGGCTCACTGAAAATACGCTTGTCGTCTACACTTCCGACCAGGGCATGTTTCTCGGCGAACATGACTATTTCGACAAACGGTGGATCTTTGAGGAGGCTTTTCGCATGCCTTTCCTCGCGCGTCTACCCGGCAGGATTCCTGCGGGAAGCACCACCGACGCCCTGTGCGCCAATATTGATTTTGCACCCACCCTACTCTACCTGGCAGAACTCCCGGTTCCCAGTTCTATGCAGGGAAAAAGTTTTCTGAAAATCCTGGAGACAGGAAAAGAACCCGATGACTGGCGCAAGTCGGTCTATTACCGTTACTGGATGCACCTCAATGGTCACCACATCCCCGGTCACTTTGGCGTGCGAACCGACCGCTACAAACTGATCTTCTTTTATGGACTTCCTCTTGGTGCCAGCGGTGCCGTTGATAAACAAACTCCGGCTGGCTGGGAGCTCTACGATTTGCAGAAAGACCCGCTAGAAGTTCATAATGTTTATGGCAACCTGGATTACCAGGCCGTCAGCAAAACTCTGAAGCTTGAGCTTCTGCGCTTGAAGGATGAATTCGGTGACAGCGACGAACCGTTTCCGGAGTTGAAAAAAGTGATCGCTGAGTCCTGGAACTGAGTTAGTAATCCAGTCGATGCGGACCGACTTGATCGTTGACATTCTCCTATATAC
This region of Verrucomicrobiota bacterium genomic DNA includes:
- a CDS encoding Gfo/Idh/MocA family oxidoreductase, which codes for MSELPTNIPNDSSPTISRRKFGKLSATAASAAFGFQFIPSAAWGNLTKPTLVAIGAGGKGDADTRGCVDAGFDLIGLVDVVDAKKIPAAVAEKNKRLGSVVKVRERYPNARFWTDYREMISEMEGKVDAVTVTPPDHHHFHASAMAMQAGMHVYCQKPLTHGIWEARMLAKIAAETGVKTQMGNQAHAEDHMRRCVELIRAGIIGKVRDVHIWTNRPIWSQGFAKPPAKQPVPDWIDWKQWVGPAGHVDYNENIAPFSWRGWWEYGTGALGDMACHIMDMPHWALMPGAPKNVHAEQSGATDISPPINSKITWEFEPNQYTHSRGVRFNWYDGYLDAKFDPKTWKLVKGSEEYNHPSAEVLDGRPFDDYGCVIIGEEGKMFFHRHNENWVVNPTAVVDGFTWPAQSIPRATNEENYDEFYDAVVGNIVKCQSNFAHAGPFTETILLGVIAQRSPNEKLEWDAEAMEIKGKPELKKYVQREYSKGWKFKV
- a CDS encoding sulfatase — protein: MTHKQLLLSILGLMSLVVSAQSQPLNIVYIMSDDHATNAISAYGSHLTSVFKTPNIDRLAKEGMRMDRTYCVNAICTPSRASILTGQYGHINGVKTLADAIPPDAVNVAALLGEGGYQTALFGKWHLQTEPFGFDYWKVGPGQGRYHNPTFIEKGSPYGPRKAGEVVQGYYTDLVTDYALDWLKHRQTDKPFALFLHHKAPHGKWEPADRHLDFLEDVEIPEPETLWEDFSHRSEASRDYGTSISHRLADRRNMIDDVTSDNWPTEQVDMTGMTEKQKTKAAYQKYLKDYLRCVKAVDENVGRVLDYLDQAGLTENTLVVYTSDQGMFLGEHDYFDKRWIFEEAFRMPFLARLPGRIPAGSTTDALCANIDFAPTLLYLAELPVPSSMQGKSFLKILETGKEPDDWRKSVYYRYWMHLNGHHIPGHFGVRTDRYKLIFFYGLPLGASGAVDKQTPAGWELYDLQKDPLEVHNVYGNLDYQAVSKTLKLELLRLKDEFGDSDEPFPELKKVIAESWN